A region of Dioscorea cayenensis subsp. rotundata cultivar TDr96_F1 chromosome 5, TDr96_F1_v2_PseudoChromosome.rev07_lg8_w22 25.fasta, whole genome shotgun sequence DNA encodes the following proteins:
- the LOC120262292 gene encoding LOW QUALITY PROTEIN: hydroxypyruvate reductase-like (The sequence of the model RefSeq protein was modified relative to this genomic sequence to represent the inferred CDS: deleted 1 base in 1 codon): MSSLSMYRHLTRALQTSAQRGSVKALPFALDSRCAGFSTRVDKMMKNGPEQITRLLFCGLEFPASHTYTIEYLKKYPFIQVDVLPRGDVPNAIHEYHACVVKMCQLDENVISRAVQMKLILQFGVGLEGVDVKAATKHNIKVARIPGQTCGNSASCAEMAIYLMLGLLRKKTEMEAAIKQKILGQPIGDTLQGKTVFIMGFGAIGADLAKRLRPFGVKILATKRKWVDSPQLNGSTDDASNLISQSDATDDLVDKKGTTKDNYNFAAEADIVVPCLRLTDETAGIINKSFLASMKKGSLLLNIARGHILDYESVYQSLKLGHLGGLGLDVAWQEPFDPDDKILKFPNVIITPHVAGVTEPSYRTMAKVVGDCLIELHNGQKLTGIEFVE; encoded by the exons ATGTCTTCACTTTCAATGTACAGGCATCTAACCCGTGCGCTTCAGACCTCCGCCCAGCGAGGCTCTGTCAAGGCTCTTCCCTTCGCCCTTGATAGCCGTTG TGCAGGTTTCTCTACAAGGGTTgataaaatgatgaaaaatggtCCTGAGCAGATTACAAGGCTATTGTTCTGTGGGTTGGAGTTCCCTGCATCTCACACATACACAATAGAATATTTGAAAAAGTACCCATTTATTCAG GTGGATGTGCTACCTCGTGGTGATGTTCCTAATGCTATACATGAATACCATGCATGTGTAGTCAAAATGTGCCAGCTAGATGAAAATGTAATTTCTAGAGCAGTTCAGATGAAACTTATCTTGCAGTTTGGTGTTGGGCTGGAAG GTGTTGATGTTAAGGCTGCTACAAAGCATAACATTAAGGTGGCAAGGATTCCGGGGCagacatgtggaaattctgcgtCATGTGCTGAAATGGCGATATATTTGATGTTGGGCCTTCTTCGGAAGAAG aCAGAGATGGAAGCAGCTATAAAGCAGAAAATTCTAGGTCAACCAATTGGTGATACACTACAGGGGAAAACA GTCTTTATTATGGGATTTGGTGCTATCGGGGCTGACCTTGCTAAGAGACTGCGCCCATTTGGAGTCAAAATTCTTGCAACTAAAAGGAAATGGGTTGATTCACCACAGCTGAATG GTTCTACTGATGATGCTTCTAACCTCATCAGTCAAAGTGATGCAACTGATGATCTGGTTGACAAGAAAGGAACCACGAAGGATAACTAT AATTTCGCCGCTGAAGCTGATATAGTGGTCCCCTGCTTGAGGTTAACTGATGAAACA GCTGGCATCATCAATAAGTCATTCCTTGCGTCAATGAAAAAG GGTTCTCTTCTGCTGAATATTGCTCGAGGCCACATCCTAGACTATGAATCAGTGTATCAATCGCTCAAATTAGGTCATCTAGGCGGCTTAGGCCTTGATGTCGCTTGGCAAGAACCATTCGATCCAGATGATAAGATCCTAAAATTCCCAAATGTGATCATTACGCCTCATGTTGCCGGTGTCACCGAACCTTCTTACAGAACAATGGCAAAG GTTGTTGGTGATTGTCTCATTGAACTTCACAATGGACAAAAATTAACAGGCATTGAATTTGTGGAGTGA